The following are encoded in a window of Brevibacillus sp. DP1.3A genomic DNA:
- a CDS encoding sigma-54-dependent transcriptional regulator codes for MKRLDLIFQTLVDAGPDKKVSASELAERLGLSRANVSSDLNRLWKEGRIEKEEGRPTLFFAKQGNDSLYLAETSLDRLAKTNKSLITRIEQAKAAVLYPPRGMHCLILGETGVGKSWFAGMIHEFAVDIGRLDKHAPFVIFNCADYANNPQLLISQLFGVKKGAYTGAEMDRKGLVEKADGGILFLDEVHRLPAEGQEIFFTFMDKGIFRRVGETEMERTAHVQIVMATTENPESSLLKTFMRRIPMVIKLPSLVERGLEERFSITMEIFQEEAFRLGREIQISANAVQAFLCYHCPNNIGQLKTDIQLTCASAYAEFISLKKNQLHVSVQDLPHHVKQGLLLVKDYKQELDEIIGTEHNCFVVQPSKEGIWIGRETGDTTDSVYEKIEQKIYELQNLGVSEEELEFDIENYFTTFIKGVHQRVNKGDMARIIDPFIIHLVEEIVRFAEAKLEKILSQKVIFGLALHIQTSKERLAQGKQIVNPQINHVRIKYKKEFAVALECVRMIEEAILMDLPIGEAGYLTMFFVLDDVSMEEERETIGVLVITHGSGGATAMVDVTNRLLVTQYARAIDLPLEEDSMSVLEKALKVAREIGSKAGLLLLVDMGSLLGFGEIIEREMGIPVKVIPMVSTPHVIEATRKAMLGHSLEDVYRDVLGISLYQREEQPKEQAQKHVPALTIVAACLSGEGSALFLKKLLESRLRYDDNLLEFVPLQLIDKAQARSQLRKIKEERKILFVVSNYILDRELRHHSMDDVLNGEAMSDIQKVIDLEEAYLKMQESLGEHLQMVEGQDILADVRMCVGRMEERLNNSLVFDTRIGAYLHICCLVDRLKAGTQSVAYIQKDSFLLENRKLYSLIRHELLPLEDKYEVVISEDDVCFIMNFFIHNKTLA; via the coding sequence GTGAAACGATTAGATTTAATATTCCAGACGTTAGTAGACGCTGGTCCTGATAAAAAAGTAAGCGCTTCAGAGTTGGCTGAGCGGCTTGGTTTGAGTCGAGCGAATGTGAGCAGTGATTTGAACCGTTTGTGGAAGGAAGGCAGAATCGAGAAGGAAGAAGGGCGTCCGACGCTGTTTTTTGCCAAGCAAGGAAACGATTCGCTCTATTTGGCGGAGACGTCGCTGGACAGGCTGGCGAAAACCAACAAGAGCTTGATCACGCGTATTGAGCAGGCAAAGGCGGCCGTTTTGTATCCGCCGCGAGGGATGCATTGCTTGATTTTGGGGGAAACCGGCGTGGGCAAATCGTGGTTTGCTGGGATGATTCACGAGTTTGCCGTTGATATTGGGCGCCTGGATAAGCATGCTCCTTTCGTGATTTTTAACTGCGCCGATTATGCTAATAACCCGCAGCTCTTAATCAGTCAATTGTTCGGAGTCAAAAAAGGGGCGTATACCGGAGCGGAGATGGACCGCAAAGGACTAGTGGAAAAGGCAGACGGTGGCATTCTTTTTCTCGATGAAGTGCATCGGCTGCCAGCGGAAGGACAGGAAATCTTTTTTACCTTTATGGATAAGGGCATATTCCGTCGCGTAGGGGAAACAGAGATGGAGCGGACGGCTCACGTCCAGATTGTGATGGCCACGACAGAAAATCCGGAGTCGAGTCTCTTAAAAACGTTCATGAGGCGTATTCCCATGGTCATCAAGCTGCCCTCTTTGGTTGAGCGTGGCTTGGAAGAGCGTTTTAGTATTACGATGGAGATTTTTCAAGAAGAGGCTTTTCGGTTGGGGAGAGAGATTCAGATATCGGCCAATGCTGTGCAGGCATTTTTGTGCTATCACTGCCCGAATAACATTGGACAGTTAAAAACGGATATTCAGCTCACCTGCGCCAGCGCCTATGCCGAATTCATTTCGTTAAAAAAGAATCAGCTGCACGTGTCGGTTCAGGACCTGCCGCATCATGTGAAGCAAGGGCTGCTTTTGGTGAAGGATTACAAGCAGGAGCTAGATGAAATCATCGGGACGGAGCACAATTGCTTTGTCGTGCAGCCATCAAAAGAGGGCATCTGGATCGGGCGAGAAACAGGCGATACGACGGACAGTGTCTATGAAAAAATCGAGCAAAAAATATATGAACTGCAAAACCTCGGTGTGAGTGAAGAAGAATTGGAGTTTGACATCGAGAATTATTTTACGACCTTTATCAAAGGCGTCCATCAACGTGTAAATAAAGGCGACATGGCCCGGATTATCGACCCGTTCATCATTCACCTCGTGGAAGAGATCGTTCGCTTCGCAGAGGCCAAGCTGGAGAAGATTTTGAGCCAGAAGGTAATCTTTGGTCTCGCGCTGCATATTCAGACATCGAAAGAGCGCCTCGCACAAGGTAAGCAGATCGTAAATCCGCAAATCAACCATGTGCGAATCAAATACAAGAAAGAGTTTGCTGTGGCGCTAGAGTGCGTGCGCATGATAGAAGAAGCGATACTCATGGATCTGCCGATTGGTGAGGCTGGATATTTGACCATGTTTTTCGTGCTCGACGATGTCAGCATGGAGGAAGAACGGGAAACAATCGGGGTGCTCGTGATTACGCACGGCAGCGGCGGTGCGACAGCGATGGTCGATGTGACGAACCGATTGCTGGTCACACAATATGCGAGAGCCATCGACCTGCCGCTCGAAGAAGATTCCATGAGTGTTTTGGAAAAAGCACTGAAAGTAGCCAGAGAGATCGGGAGCAAGGCTGGATTGCTGCTGCTCGTAGATATGGGGTCGCTGCTCGGCTTTGGCGAGATCATCGAGCGGGAGATGGGCATTCCGGTCAAAGTCATTCCGATGGTCAGCACGCCACATGTGATCGAGGCCACTCGAAAGGCGATGCTCGGTCATTCACTGGAGGACGTTTACCGAGATGTCTTGGGCATTTCACTCTACCAGCGGGAGGAGCAGCCGAAAGAACAGGCGCAAAAGCATGTTCCGGCGCTGACGATCGTCGCAGCCTGCCTGTCTGGAGAAGGCAGTGCCTTGTTTTTGAAAAAGCTGCTGGAATCAAGGCTCAGGTACGATGATAACCTGCTGGAATTTGTGCCGCTGCAACTGATCGATAAGGCACAGGCCCGCAGTCAGCTTCGAAAAATCAAAGAGGAGAGAAAAATTCTCTTCGTGGTGAGCAATTACATTCTCGACCGCGAGTTGCGCCACCATAGCATGGACGATGTTTTGAACGGAGAGGCGATGTCTGATATCCAGAAAGTGATCGATCTGGAAGAGGCCTATCTGAAGATGCAAGAGTCGCTGGGGGAGCACCTGCAAATGGTAGAGGGACAAGATATTCTCGCTGACGTGAGGATGTGTGTCGGCCGTATGGAGGAGCGACTGAACAATTCTTTGGTTTTTGACACGCGAATTGGGGCCTACTTGCACATCTGCTGCTTGGTTGATCGCTTGAAAGCAGGGACGCAATCAGTGGCGTATATTCAAAAAGACAGTTTTTTGCTGGAGAACCGCAAGCTGTACAGCTTAATCCGACATGAATTGTTGCCGCTGGAAGACAAGTATGAGGTAGTGATCAGCGAAGACGACGTTTGTTTTATCATGAATTTCTTCATACACAATAAAACACTGGCGTAA
- a CDS encoding methyl-accepting chemotaxis protein, with the protein MKKHLIVRILCVIIAVLILLAAGSVVTQFVQTRSAVEDGINSYNLRIVESYAAQMNTDRYAEFLRQPEETEFYWSLRKELDVFRTQIGAIYVYFVRFDENQVPKIMIDGRPPNDPSASPINEVTDMPPSAVQAVMAGQKASSPIIENPEYGTYISAYAPVKDASGSVIGALGIDTDVAVYEQLVTNVIWKSTPVYVFLLIIMLAAIGAIVWFVQRALGPLHTVRASAEQMALGDLAKAGAILREKPVRSEDEIGTVYKAMLTMSENLHSRVRGLVVNMEKTSDQLVVSSKDLANSADHLLEMGQHVNENVKAIYEGANSQMKSAADSATAIEEITVGISRIAESSATVSDASVHALEMAHSGDFAMKRMNSQMKDISASAAQTLDIALQLKHDSNQIENVLGTIRGFTEQTKILALNASIEAARAGEHGLGFTVVAKEVSKLADASATSVHQIAALLDRICRESEKISEEMENVAREIETGVGLSLEAEQSFLHAVQAFRLVSEQVQEVSATTEELSAGSEEVAATVNSIAQIASRVTEQTNQIRMLTNQNLEMMKQVHEASSSMNDNTLDMRQAIQQVNV; encoded by the coding sequence ATGAAAAAGCATTTAATTGTCCGTATTTTGTGTGTCATCATCGCCGTTTTGATCTTACTTGCGGCGGGAAGTGTTGTTACACAGTTTGTGCAGACCAGATCCGCTGTGGAGGATGGAATCAATAGCTACAATTTGCGTATTGTGGAGAGCTACGCGGCTCAAATGAATACTGATCGATACGCTGAATTTTTAAGGCAGCCAGAGGAGACCGAGTTTTATTGGTCGTTACGTAAAGAGCTGGATGTGTTTCGAACGCAAATTGGGGCCATCTACGTGTATTTCGTGCGGTTTGACGAGAACCAGGTTCCCAAAATTATGATTGATGGACGCCCGCCAAATGACCCTTCCGCCTCCCCAATCAATGAAGTGACAGATATGCCTCCTTCAGCTGTTCAGGCAGTTATGGCTGGTCAAAAGGCAAGCTCTCCGATCATCGAAAATCCAGAGTATGGGACGTACATATCTGCCTATGCTCCGGTGAAGGACGCCAGTGGTTCCGTGATTGGCGCACTGGGTATAGATACGGATGTCGCTGTGTATGAGCAGCTCGTAACGAACGTGATCTGGAAAAGTACTCCTGTGTATGTGTTTTTGCTTATCATCATGCTTGCGGCAATTGGAGCGATTGTCTGGTTTGTGCAACGAGCGTTGGGGCCATTACATACGGTAAGGGCGAGTGCCGAGCAAATGGCATTGGGGGATTTGGCGAAAGCAGGGGCTATTTTGCGAGAAAAGCCCGTTCGTTCCGAGGATGAAATTGGTACGGTGTATAAGGCGATGCTCACCATGTCCGAAAACTTGCATAGCCGTGTTCGTGGCTTGGTTGTCAATATGGAGAAGACCTCTGATCAGTTGGTTGTATCTTCGAAGGATTTAGCCAATAGCGCAGATCATTTGCTTGAGATGGGCCAGCATGTGAATGAAAATGTAAAGGCGATATACGAAGGAGCCAATTCGCAGATGAAAAGTGCAGCCGACAGTGCCACTGCCATCGAAGAAATTACGGTGGGCATTAGCCGAATTGCAGAGTCATCTGCAACCGTATCGGATGCTTCTGTCCATGCTCTCGAGATGGCTCATTCTGGCGATTTCGCGATGAAAAGAATGAATAGCCAAATGAAAGATATTTCGGCTTCAGCTGCACAGACATTGGACATTGCTTTGCAATTGAAGCACGATTCCAATCAGATTGAAAACGTACTTGGTACGATTCGCGGGTTCACCGAGCAAACCAAGATTTTGGCCCTGAATGCTTCGATTGAAGCGGCTAGAGCGGGAGAGCACGGTCTAGGCTTTACAGTGGTGGCCAAAGAGGTGAGCAAGCTGGCGGACGCCTCTGCAACGTCCGTGCATCAAATTGCAGCTTTGCTAGACAGAATTTGCAGGGAGTCAGAGAAGATCAGTGAGGAAATGGAAAACGTGGCAAGAGAAATCGAAACGGGTGTCGGTCTTTCTCTCGAAGCAGAACAATCCTTCCTGCATGCAGTCCAGGCATTCCGACTCGTCAGTGAACAGGTGCAGGAAGTATCGGCTACAACGGAGGAGCTGTCCGCGGGGTCAGAAGAAGTGGCGGCTACTGTCAACAGCATTGCACAGATTGCAAGCCGAGTCACCGAGCAAACGAATCAAATTCGAATGCTAACGAATCAGAACCTAGAAATGATGAAGCAAGTACACGAGGCGTCCAGTTCGATGAATGACAATACGTTGGACATGAGACAAGCGATTCAACAAGTCAATGTGTAA
- a CDS encoding 6-phospho-beta-glucosidase: protein MSGIKIVTIGGGSSYTPELVEGFIKRYDELPVRELWLVDIPEGEKKLQTVGALAKRMVEKAGVPIEIHLTMDRRKALAGADFVTTQMRVGLLEARIKDERIPLKYGVIGQETNGPGGLFKGLRTIPVIMDICRDMEELCPDAWLINFTNPAGMVTEAVLRHTNRKKVIGLCNVPIGMKMGVATVLGVEQSRVHIDFAGLNHMIFGLGVYLDGENVISQVIDKITGDQSGITMQNILDLGWDKDFIKALGILPCPYHRYYYQTRTMLEHELEEAEQKGTRAEVVKQVEAELFALYEDPDLDIKPPQLEKRGGAYYSEAACNLIYSIYNDKRDIQTVNVRNNGAIASIPDDSAVEVNCVITREGPIPLAVGDLPVPVRGLVQQIKSFERVAAEAAVTGDYHKALLAMNINPLVSSDVIAKKILDEMLEAHKEHLPQFFKPVT from the coding sequence ATGAGCGGAATCAAAATTGTAACGATCGGTGGAGGGTCTAGCTATACACCTGAGCTGGTGGAAGGCTTCATCAAGCGCTACGATGAGTTGCCCGTCCGAGAGTTGTGGCTCGTGGATATTCCGGAGGGCGAGAAAAAGCTGCAAACAGTAGGCGCCCTGGCAAAAAGGATGGTAGAGAAGGCCGGGGTGCCTATCGAGATCCATTTGACGATGGATCGGCGGAAAGCACTTGCGGGCGCAGATTTTGTTACAACACAAATGCGCGTGGGTCTCTTGGAAGCGCGGATCAAGGATGAGCGTATTCCTTTGAAATACGGTGTAATCGGTCAGGAAACCAATGGTCCCGGCGGGTTGTTCAAAGGCTTGCGTACCATTCCGGTCATTATGGACATTTGTCGTGACATGGAAGAGCTATGTCCAGATGCTTGGCTGATTAACTTCACGAATCCGGCTGGTATGGTCACAGAGGCAGTGCTACGACATACCAACCGCAAAAAGGTCATTGGACTGTGTAATGTTCCCATTGGGATGAAAATGGGTGTTGCCACTGTTTTAGGGGTCGAGCAATCACGGGTTCACATTGATTTTGCCGGACTGAATCATATGATCTTCGGACTGGGTGTGTACCTGGATGGGGAAAACGTCATTTCCCAGGTAATCGATAAGATAACGGGCGACCAATCGGGTATTACGATGCAAAATATTTTGGACCTTGGTTGGGATAAAGATTTCATCAAAGCATTGGGGATTCTCCCGTGTCCGTATCATCGTTACTACTACCAGACCCGCACGATGCTTGAGCATGAGCTGGAAGAAGCGGAGCAGAAGGGTACGCGTGCTGAAGTGGTCAAGCAGGTGGAAGCGGAGCTATTCGCGCTCTACGAAGACCCGGACTTAGATATCAAGCCTCCGCAGTTGGAGAAGCGTGGCGGTGCCTACTACAGTGAGGCTGCCTGCAATCTCATTTACTCCATTTACAACGACAAGCGCGATATCCAGACGGTAAATGTTCGCAACAATGGAGCCATTGCCAGCATTCCGGATGATTCGGCAGTCGAAGTGAACTGCGTCATTACAAGAGAAGGACCGATTCCTTTGGCTGTTGGTGATTTGCCTGTTCCCGTGCGTGGACTCGTACAGCAAATCAAATCGTTTGAGCGAGTGGCAGCTGAGGCAGCTGTAACGGGTGATTACCATAAGGCGCTGTTGGCGATGAATATTAACCCGCTGGTGTCGTCTGACGTGATCGCAAAAAAAATACTCGATGAGATGCTGGAGGCGCACAAGGAGCATCTGCCCCAGTTTTTCAAGCCCGTCACATAA
- a CDS encoding PTS sugar transporter subunit IIB, with protein MNILLCCAAGMSTSLLVQKMEEAAREKGLDAKIWAVSADDVKNHIDQAAVLLLGPQVRYKLTEMKKEGASRGIPVDVISTVDYGTLNGKNVLEFALRLKQ; from the coding sequence ATGAATATTTTATTGTGTTGCGCAGCGGGTATGTCGACAAGCTTGCTGGTTCAAAAAATGGAGGAGGCTGCCAGAGAAAAAGGGTTGGACGCTAAAATATGGGCAGTTTCCGCAGATGATGTGAAAAATCATATTGATCAAGCAGCAGTGCTCTTGTTGGGGCCACAAGTTCGTTACAAGCTGACAGAGATGAAAAAAGAAGGGGCATCCAGAGGAATTCCTGTAGACGTGATCAGTACCGTTGATTACGGAACGTTGAACGGGAAAAACGTGCTTGAATTTGCACTTCGTCTAAAACAGTAG
- a CDS encoding HPr family phosphocarrier protein, with protein MIRMNLEVAVSGGLHARPASVLVNLLNQYSSSVKMIYNDKQANGKSILSVMALGAKTGDEIMFEVEGADEQEVAASIESLFERNFAI; from the coding sequence TTGATCCGAATGAATCTGGAAGTAGCTGTGAGTGGAGGTCTCCATGCTCGCCCTGCTTCTGTCTTGGTGAACCTGCTCAATCAATACAGCTCGTCGGTCAAGATGATCTACAATGACAAGCAGGCGAATGGCAAAAGCATCCTCAGCGTAATGGCTCTGGGGGCAAAGACCGGAGATGAAATTATGTTTGAGGTGGAGGGTGCCGACGAGCAAGAAGTGGCTGCCAGTATTGAGTCCCTATTTGAAAGGAACTTTGCCATCTAA
- a CDS encoding Cof-type HAD-IIB family hydrolase has product MKYKLLALDVDGTILMSNHTLSKVTERAITQLVKQGVHVTLATGRAYPSAKSLAQQFQISAPLVSHDGAYVADPKTDQVLYVQRIPYEIAARITDILVSHGLDVMLLHESYAVTNRTWKWTDLFPLLNAWTLRQLWKNQYPLKIQASRLIAGYVRKHEVCAPKIFVTGDEKRLLAARQELEKAELSGIRVTASGANNLEILPVGISKASGLAVVSERLAIQPDEIVAVGDNYNDAEMLQFAGMGVAMGNAPDDLKQLARHVTETNDRHGVAEVIEKFFL; this is encoded by the coding sequence GTGAAATACAAACTCCTCGCCTTGGATGTGGACGGAACGATTTTGATGTCGAACCATACCTTATCCAAAGTAACAGAGCGGGCCATTACCCAGTTAGTGAAGCAAGGAGTCCACGTCACACTGGCAACCGGCAGGGCATACCCATCGGCCAAATCGTTGGCGCAGCAGTTCCAGATCAGTGCACCACTTGTTTCCCATGATGGCGCATACGTTGCAGATCCCAAGACGGATCAGGTGCTGTATGTACAGCGTATTCCGTATGAGATAGCGGCGAGGATTACAGATATACTCGTATCGCATGGCTTGGATGTCATGCTGCTGCATGAGTCTTATGCTGTCACGAATCGCACATGGAAGTGGACGGACTTGTTTCCACTGTTAAATGCTTGGACACTGCGCCAGCTCTGGAAAAATCAATACCCGCTCAAAATCCAGGCTTCGCGGTTGATAGCAGGATACGTTCGAAAACATGAAGTGTGTGCTCCAAAAATATTCGTCACGGGCGACGAGAAGCGTCTGTTGGCAGCAAGACAAGAGTTGGAGAAAGCCGAGCTTTCGGGGATTCGCGTGACGGCATCGGGCGCGAATAATTTGGAAATATTGCCTGTGGGCATCTCCAAGGCAAGTGGTCTAGCGGTAGTGAGTGAGAGGCTTGCGATTCAGCCTGACGAGATCGTTGCTGTAGGTGACAATTACAATGATGCAGAGATGCTCCAATTCGCCGGAATGGGTGTGGCGATGGGAAATGCTCCTGATGATCTGAAACAGCTGGCTCGGCATGTCACGGAAACGAACGATCGGCATGGGGTAGCAGAAGTCATTGAGAAGTTTTTCTTGTAA
- a CDS encoding PTS lactose/cellobiose transporter subunit IIA, with the protein MDHTDVIFQLILHGGNARSLAMEAIALAKNRDLSGAEDALKRAGEELGRAHQNQTALIQKEIAGEKTEISMLLIHAQDHLMNAITVKDLATEFVELYSQIHEGKEAGV; encoded by the coding sequence TTGGACCATACAGACGTTATTTTTCAACTAATACTTCACGGAGGAAACGCGCGGAGTCTGGCAATGGAAGCGATCGCTCTGGCAAAAAATAGAGACTTGTCAGGCGCAGAGGATGCGTTGAAGCGTGCAGGAGAAGAGCTCGGTCGTGCACACCAAAATCAAACGGCACTTATCCAAAAGGAGATAGCGGGCGAAAAGACTGAGATCAGCATGCTCTTGATTCACGCCCAGGATCATTTGATGAACGCGATAACAGTCAAGGATTTGGCTACGGAGTTTGTAGAGCTGTACAGCCAAATCCATGAAGGCAAGGAGGCAGGAGTATGA
- the celB gene encoding PTS cellobiose transporter subunit IIC has protein sequence MGGFVSFMENRMMPIAGKMAEQKHLQAIRDGIILTLPLLIIGSLFLIIGFIPIPGYDEFMGGIFGEKWRTKLLYPVGATFDVMGLIVSFGVAYRLAEKYKVDPLSAGAISVASFLLATPYKIMFTPEGASAAQEVGGVIPLTLMGSQGLFVAMILAILGTEIYRKIIQMKIVISMPPGVPPAVSRSFVALIPAGAVLIVVWLIRILLENTSFESIHNIVKDLLVGPLSVVGSSLIGAIICVLLIHVLWAVGLHGAAIVGGIMSPIWLTLMDQNRAAFQANPNGELPNVVTTQFFDMWIYAGGSGATLALVVLMVFMARSKQMKNIGRLSIGPGLFNINEPVIFGMPIVMNPLLIIPFVITPVILVLISYFAMSLGWVAKPSGVSVPWTTPLFVSGYLATGGKVSGMVLQAVNFLISLAIYYPFFRLWDKQKVSEEKAGTASDTAVTM, from the coding sequence ATGGGCGGATTTGTTTCATTTATGGAAAACCGCATGATGCCGATAGCAGGAAAAATGGCGGAACAAAAGCATCTGCAGGCCATTCGTGACGGAATTATCCTTACTTTGCCTTTGTTGATCATTGGTTCACTGTTCCTCATTATTGGCTTCATACCGATACCTGGTTATGACGAATTCATGGGTGGTATTTTCGGCGAAAAATGGCGGACGAAGCTGCTGTATCCGGTAGGCGCTACTTTTGACGTCATGGGATTGATTGTCAGTTTTGGCGTCGCCTACCGACTAGCAGAGAAATACAAGGTCGATCCGCTGTCGGCTGGAGCGATTTCTGTCGCTTCCTTCTTGCTCGCTACTCCGTATAAAATCATGTTCACCCCGGAAGGAGCGAGTGCAGCCCAAGAAGTTGGCGGAGTCATTCCTCTCACGCTGATGGGTAGCCAGGGATTGTTTGTAGCCATGATATTGGCGATTTTAGGAACCGAGATTTACCGCAAAATTATCCAAATGAAAATCGTCATCTCCATGCCACCCGGAGTTCCCCCTGCTGTTTCTCGTTCGTTTGTGGCATTGATCCCTGCGGGTGCAGTGCTTATCGTTGTCTGGCTGATTCGGATTCTTCTGGAAAACACTTCTTTTGAGAGTATTCATAATATTGTAAAAGATTTGCTTGTCGGACCATTGAGTGTGGTCGGTAGCAGCTTGATTGGCGCCATCATATGCGTGTTGCTTATTCATGTGCTCTGGGCAGTTGGTTTGCATGGTGCGGCGATAGTCGGTGGCATTATGAGTCCAATCTGGCTGACACTGATGGACCAGAACAGAGCGGCGTTTCAAGCAAATCCAAACGGTGAATTGCCGAACGTCGTCACCACGCAATTTTTTGACATGTGGATATATGCAGGGGGATCAGGTGCCACTTTGGCTCTCGTTGTCCTGATGGTATTCATGGCACGAAGCAAACAGATGAAAAACATCGGTAGACTCTCGATCGGACCTGGTTTGTTTAACATCAATGAACCGGTCATCTTCGGAATGCCGATCGTTATGAACCCCCTCTTGATTATTCCGTTTGTGATTACCCCTGTCATATTGGTCCTTATCAGCTATTTTGCGATGTCGCTCGGATGGGTAGCAAAGCCAAGCGGAGTATCTGTTCCGTGGACGACACCATTATTTGTAAGCGGATATTTGGCTACAGGCGGAAAAGTATCGGGAATGGTTCTTCAAGCCGTGAACTTCCTCATCTCGCTCGCGATCTACTATCCGTTCTTCCGCTTGTGGGATAAACAAAAGGTAAGTGAAGAAAAAGCTGGTACTGCTTCCGATACAGCTGTGACTATGTAA
- the chbG gene encoding chitin disaccharide deacetylase, with the protein MKLIVNADDFGYSKGVNLGIVEAHREGVVTSTTLMVNMEGFEHAVGLAKEHPTLGVGIHLVLTCGSPVSQDVPSLTDGEGRFRRGQDHLVAAVPEEIERELRAQLGAFVASGLTLTHIDSHHHVHAHPAVLPIVLKLAEEYRVPVRYPWMSGTEEQRDQSSVLTTEGFSHHFYGDDLTVQSFVRIVEGMADYPVVEIMTHPAYLDEAVLTGSSYAKQRTTELKILTAAELKQYIRDQKIQLVTFSELG; encoded by the coding sequence ATGAAACTGATTGTGAATGCAGACGATTTTGGGTATTCCAAAGGCGTCAATCTGGGTATCGTCGAAGCGCATCGGGAAGGAGTCGTTACTTCTACGACCTTGATGGTCAATATGGAGGGGTTCGAGCACGCTGTAGGGCTGGCCAAAGAACATCCAACGCTCGGAGTAGGCATTCATCTGGTACTCACATGCGGATCGCCAGTTAGTCAGGATGTACCATCGCTAACGGATGGAGAGGGGCGTTTTCGACGCGGGCAAGATCATTTGGTTGCCGCTGTACCGGAGGAGATTGAGCGGGAGCTTCGCGCTCAACTAGGGGCTTTCGTGGCGTCGGGGCTTACGTTGACACACATTGACAGCCATCATCATGTGCATGCACATCCAGCCGTTCTGCCAATTGTTCTGAAGCTGGCAGAGGAATATAGAGTGCCAGTTCGCTATCCGTGGATGTCCGGGACGGAGGAGCAGCGAGACCAGTCGAGTGTTTTGACGACAGAAGGCTTTTCTCATCATTTTTATGGAGATGACCTAACCGTACAATCCTTCGTCAGAATCGTAGAGGGTATGGCAGATTATCCTGTAGTTGAGATCATGACGCATCCTGCTTATTTGGACGAAGCGGTACTGACAGGTAGTTCATACGCAAAGCAACGAACCACAGAATTGAAAATCTTAACAGCAGCAGAGTTAAAGCAATACATTCGTGATCAAAAAATACAGCTCGTGACTTTTAGCGAACTTGGATAG